CCCGCGGTACGTCGATGAAGTGGAAGCAGGCGGCAGCGACCGCGAACGTCCCGGCGTCGACCGCGATCGCCCAGCCGGAGCCGACCGACGCCACCAGCACGCCACCGAGCGCGTAGCCCAGCGTGTTGGCGCCGTTCTGGAGCACCCGGCGCAGGGCGATGGCGGAGGACAGCTCGTCGGGCGGGATCGTCTGCGGGGTGAGCGCCGAGGACGACGGTCCGCTCAGTGCGCCGAGCATCCCGTTGACCGCTCCGACGATGCCGAGCAGCGTGATCGAGGACCAGCCGCCGACCAGGCTCGCCGCGATCAGCGCCTGGGTGAGCGCGGCTCCGGCGGCGGAACCCTGCATCATCAGCTGGCGCGGCAGCCGGTCCCCGAGGACGCCGCCGAACAGCGTCGTGACGACCTCGGCGAGCGCGAAGGACGCCACCACCAGGCCGAGCTGGGTCGCCGAGCCGCCGAGGTCGAGGACGGCGAACGCGAGTGCGACCGGGGTGATCGAGTTGCCCAGCGCACTGACGCCCGCGCCGAGGGCCAGCAGCCGGAAGTTGCGGTGCCGGAGCACCGCCAGCGCTCGGGAGCGCTGCGGGGTGGGGCTGGTCCCGTTCATCGATCCCGCTCGACGCGACCCTCGTCCCACACCGGGTCGTCGGACTCGTAGACCGAGCCGTCCGACCCGAACACCAGGAACCGGTCGAAGCCGCGGGCGAACCACCGGTCGTGGGTGACAGCGAGGACGGTGCCCTCGAACGCCCCCAGGCCCTCCTCGAGCGCCTCGGCGGACTCCACGTCCAGGTTGTCGGTGGGTTCGTCGAGCAGCAGCAGCGTGGCCCCGGACAGCTCGAGGAGCAGGATCTGGAACCGTGCCTGCTGGCCACCGGAGAGCGACTCGAAGTTCTGCTCGGACGCGTGCGCGAGCTCGTAGCGGTCCAGGACCCGGGCGGCTTGCTCCTGGCCCATCCCCTGCCGGTGCGCGTCACCGCGGTGCAGGATCTCCAGCAGGGTTCGTCCGATGAGCTCGGGGTGGTCGTGCGTCTGCACGAACCAGCCGGGGCGCACCCGGGCGCCGAGCTTGGCGCGGCCCGCGTGCCGCACGGGCACGATCTCCGCCTCGCCGACCGGGCGGTGCTCGACGTCGGGGTCCGAACCTCCCGCCGCGAGCAGCCGCAGGAAGTGGGACTTGCCGGAGCCGTTGGACCCCAGGACGGCGACGCGCTCGCCGTACCAGACCTCGAGGTCGAACGGCTTCATGAGCCCCGTCAGCTCGAGGCCCTCACACACCACGGCGCGCTTGCCCGTGCGACCACCGACCAGGCGCATCGTGACCTTCTGCTCGCGCGGGATCGCCTGCGGTGGGCCGGCCTCCTCGAACTTGCGGAGCCGGGTCTGCGCCGCGCGGTACTGCGAGGACATGCCGTCGTTGTACTCGGCCTTGATCTTGAGGCGCAGCACTAGAGCCTTGACCTTGGCGTGCTCCTCGTCCCAGCGCCGCTGAAGCTCCTCGAACCGCTCGAACCGGGTCTTGCGGGCCTCGTAGTAGCTGGTGAACCCGCCGGGGTGGGTCCACGTGCTGTTGCCGACCCCGTGACCGCCTCGGGCCAGCTCGACGGTGATGATGCGGGTGGCCGTGTTGGCGAGCAGCTCCCGGTCGTGGCTGATGAACAGGATGGTCTTGGGTGAGGAGCTGATCCGCTCCTCCAACCAGATCTTGCCGGGGACGTCGAGGTAGTTGTCCGGCTCGTCGAGCATCAGCACCTCGTCGGGCCCGGCCAGCAGGTACTCGAGCACGAGCCGCTTCTGCTCACCACCGCTGAGCGTCGAGAGCGCCCGGTACTTCGCCTTGTCGTAGCCGATCCCGAGCCCGGCGGTGCAGCAGGTGTCCCAGACGACCTCGATGTCGTACCCGCCGGCATCGGCGAACTCCGCGAGTGCCGTGGCGTACTTCATCTGGGTGGCCTCGTCGTCGGTCTCCATGAGGAGCATCTCGAGCCGGTCGACCTCCGCCGACGCGGCCCGCACCCGTGCCGGCGAGACCGAGAGCAGCAGGTCGGCCACCGTCGGGTCGGGGCCGAGACCGGCACCTACGGCTTGGCGCATCACGCCGAGTCCCCCTGTGCGGGTGACCGCGCCGGCGTGCGGCGTGAGCTCGCCGGTGATGATGCGCAGCAGCGTGGTCTTGCCGGCACCGTTGGCTCCCACCAGAGCGGCCTTGGCGCCCTCACCGACCCGGAAGGCGACGTCGTCCAGCAGGACGCGGCCGTCCGGCAGCTCGTACCGGACTCCGGCGACGTCGACATGACCCACGAGGAAGGATTGTGCCCGGATCAGGCGTGCGCGGCCACCAGGTTCAGTCCCAACACCCCGAGCACGATCATCGCCAGCGAAGCTGCTTTGAACCAGCTCATCGACTCCCCGAGGAAGGCGAACCCGATCACGGCCACCGCCGCGGTGCCGACACCGGCCCAGACGGCGTACGCGATGCTCACCGGGATCGAGCGAACCACGAGCGCGAGCAGCCAGATCGAGACGCCGTAACCGGCGACGACGACGAGGCTCCAGAAGGGGTGGGTGAAGCCGGCCGCCTTCGGGAGGAGTGCCGTCGCACCGACCTCGACCCCGATCGCCACCGACAACATCACTACCGCGCCCAGCATGGGAACCACTGCCCTTCGTCGTGCAGGCTCGACGACCGAGCCCGATGTAGCACTCGCTACAGATCTAATGTAGCACTCGCTACAGTCAGCACGCTAATCTTTACCGCATGGCCGACCACCACCGCGAGGAGCTCCTCGAGCAGGCCACCGACTACGTGCTGGAGCACGGTCTGATCGGGCTCTCCTTGCGCCCGCTGGCCGCGGCGATCGGGACCAGCGACCGGATGCTCATCTACCACTTCACCAACCGGGACGCGCTGATCTCCGCGGTGGTCGCGCGCTCCAACGAGCGGGCGATGGCGGCGGTCGCCGCGCTCCCAGGTGCGCCGAGCATCCGTTCCGGGGTGAACCGGCTCTGGGCTGCCTACCGCACCGAGCCGTTGTCGAGCTGCATGGACGTCTACTGCCAGGCAGCCGCGACCGGGCTGATCGGACGCGAGCCGTACCTCAGCGACGCCCGCGCCACGGCCGAGCTCTGGGTCGCCGCCCTGCGGGAGTACCTGGTCCGCTGCGGGGCGCCGCCGCGCCGGGTCGCCCGGATCGTGACCCTGGTCGACTCCGCGCTGTACGGCTTCCACCTGGACCTGGTCACCGATGACCCCGACGAGCTCGCGCGTGGAGTCGACGACCTCGCGCGTGCAGCCGAGACGATCGGGACTAGCCGGGCGTGATCCGGGTGACGGTCCCGGTGAAGCTGGTCGCGTAGAGCGACGCCGGGTCCCACCCCGGTCCTGCCCCGAAGCGAACCGAGGACACGAAAGCGATGCCTTGCGCGACCGTGCACTGCGCGCCGGTGTCCGGGTTCACCCGGATCACCTTGCCGGCGACGTTGAGCGCGACGTACAGGTTGCCGTCGGCCCCGAGGGTCAGGTCGTCGGCGGAGTTGAGGGGGCCGAAGCCGGGGATCTCGATCGTCCGCGGCGTGGCCGTCGGGTCGTTCAGGTCGATCACGCTGATCAGCGTCTTCGCGTCGAAGGTCGAGTCGACGTACAGGACGTTGCGCACGGGGTCGACGGCCATGCCGTTCGTCGACGTCGCGGCCGGGGCGAACGGAGTCGCGCCGCCGGTCGACGGGGTGACCCGCGTCATCGACCCCTTGCCCAGGTCCCGGCTGACCACGAGGTCTCCGCCGGGCAGGCGGGTCATGCCGTTGGGCATGACCAGACCGGTCGCCACCGTGCTCACCACGCCGGTGTCGAGGTCGACCTTGTTGATCCTGCCGTCCTTGATGTCGAACAGTCCGGACAGGACACCGTTACCGCTGGTGAAGTAGAGCGTGCGACCGTCGACGACCAAGCCGCCCGGCGAGGTCACGTTCGGGACTGCCGTGCCCTTGACGCCCGTCGGCGTGAGGGTCCGGACGCCGCCGGGCGTCCCCAACGCGCCGGTCTCCGACAGCAGCATCCTGCCGGCGCCGTCGAACGCGAGGTTCTCCAGCGTGCTGTAACCGCCGGCCACCTTGGACTTGGTCCACAGCGGACAGCCGGCGGCGAACGCCGAGGACTCGGTGCCGGAGACGGCGAGGCAGGACGCGACCAGTGCGGTGGCAGCACCGATCACCCACCGGGAGGGAGAGGGCATGCGCAGATCCTAGGCGAACCGACGGCTGGCTCTCGGGCGGTTCAAAGGTGCTCCACAGGAAGCGGGAGCACGGTCGTCCCATGACCACCAGGGAGCACCAGAAGCGTCTGATCAGCAAGCTGCGGCGGAGTCTCGTCGCATCGTCGGTGGTGGGCTCGCTCGGCATCGCCGGGTACCTCGGTTTCACCACGCAGGCCGCGAGCCCCACCGACGGGACCTCCACAGACACCACGTCAACGGACACGACCACGGGCTCCGCCTCGTACGCCGACCAGACCGGCGGCTCCCCCGACCTCTCCCCCGGTTCCGGCGACTCGCACGCGACGGCGAGCGGGTCATGACCGCGGCACTCGAGTGGAGTGTGTGGAGCACGACTGCTCGCGTCGTCGTCACGGAACCGGCGGTGCTCGAGGAGGCTCACGAGCTCTGCGTCGGGATCCTCACCGTGATCGGTGCCGTCGCGAGCCGGTTCGACCCGGGTAGCGAGATCAGCGTCCTCCCGGACGACGGTCTGCCTCACCCGGTCTCGCCGCTGCTCGCCGACCTGGTCGCGGAGGCGCTCAGCGCCGCCGAGATCACCAACGGGGCCGTCGACCCGACCGTGGGCTCGACGTTGATCG
The DNA window shown above is from Marmoricola sp. OAE513 and carries:
- a CDS encoding SMP-30/gluconolactonase/LRE family protein; this translates as MPSPSRWVIGAATALVASCLAVSGTESSAFAAGCPLWTKSKVAGGYSTLENLAFDGAGRMLLSETGALGTPGGVRTLTPTGVKGTAVPNVTSPGGLVVDGRTLYFTSGNGVLSGLFDIKDGRINKVDLDTGVVSTVATGLVMPNGMTRLPGGDLVVSRDLGKGSMTRVTPSTGGATPFAPAATSTNGMAVDPVRNVLYVDSTFDAKTLISVIDLNDPTATPRTIEIPGFGPLNSADDLTLGADGNLYVALNVAGKVIRVNPDTGAQCTVAQGIAFVSSVRFGAGPGWDPASLYATSFTGTVTRITPG
- a CDS encoding TetR/AcrR family transcriptional regulator yields the protein MADHHREELLEQATDYVLEHGLIGLSLRPLAAAIGTSDRMLIYHFTNRDALISAVVARSNERAMAAVAALPGAPSIRSGVNRLWAAYRTEPLSSCMDVYCQAAATGLIGREPYLSDARATAELWVAALREYLVRCGAPPRRVARIVTLVDSALYGFHLDLVTDDPDELARGVDDLARAAETIGTSRA
- a CDS encoding ATP-binding cassette domain-containing protein, whose protein sequence is MGHVDVAGVRYELPDGRVLLDDVAFRVGEGAKAALVGANGAGKTTLLRIITGELTPHAGAVTRTGGLGVMRQAVGAGLGPDPTVADLLLSVSPARVRAASAEVDRLEMLLMETDDEATQMKYATALAEFADAGGYDIEVVWDTCCTAGLGIGYDKAKYRALSTLSGGEQKRLVLEYLLAGPDEVLMLDEPDNYLDVPGKIWLEERISSSPKTILFISHDRELLANTATRIITVELARGGHGVGNSTWTHPGGFTSYYEARKTRFERFEELQRRWDEEHAKVKALVLRLKIKAEYNDGMSSQYRAAQTRLRKFEEAGPPQAIPREQKVTMRLVGGRTGKRAVVCEGLELTGLMKPFDLEVWYGERVAVLGSNGSGKSHFLRLLAAGGSDPDVEHRPVGEAEIVPVRHAGRAKLGARVRPGWFVQTHDHPELIGRTLLEILHRGDAHRQGMGQEQAARVLDRYELAHASEQNFESLSGGQQARFQILLLELSGATLLLLDEPTDNLDVESAEALEEGLGAFEGTVLAVTHDRWFARGFDRFLVFGSDGSVYESDDPVWDEGRVERDR
- a CDS encoding multidrug efflux SMR transporter is translated as MLGAVVMLSVAIGVEVGATALLPKAAGFTHPFWSLVVVAGYGVSIWLLALVVRSIPVSIAYAVWAGVGTAAVAVIGFAFLGESMSWFKAASLAMIVLGVLGLNLVAAHA